In one Aquabacterium sp. OR-4 genomic region, the following are encoded:
- a CDS encoding 2-oxoglutarate dehydrogenase E1 component, which translates to MMQQHRSNSYLFGGNAPYVEELYEAYLDNPGSVPDNWRAYFDNLQNVPAVDGTDNRDVAHAPVVESFAQRAKANAFALKASSADLAVARKQVHVQSLIAAYRNIGARWADLDPLKRTERPKIPELEPAFYDLSESDMDITFSAANTYFGKSENMSLREILQALRETYCGTVGAEFMHITDQTQKRWWQQKLEAIRSKPVFNTAQKKHILDRLTAAEGLERYLHTKYVGQKRFSLEGGESFIAAMDELIQQAGNKGVQEIVIGMAHRGRLNVLVNTLGKMPKDLFAEFDHTAPEDLPAGDVKYHQGFSSDISTPGGPVHLSLAFNPSHLEIVNPVVEGSVRARMDRRGDRLGDQVLPVLVHGDSAFGGQGVNQETLMLSETRGYSTGGTVHLIINNQIGFTTSDPRDLRSTLYCTDIVKMVEAPVLHVNGDDPEAVVLATQLALEFRLAFRKDVVVDIICFRKLGHNEQDTPALTQPLMYKKIGAHPGTRKLYADKLSAQGMGETLGDDMVKAYRAAMDEGRHTVDPVISNFKSKYAVDWAPFIGKKWTDAADTALPLTEWKRLSERLTTIPASVNMHPLVKKVFDDRAAMGRGDVNIDWGMGEHMAFASLVASGYAVRLSGEDSGRGTFTHRHAVIHDQKREKWDEGTYVPLEHVADNQAPFVVIDSILSEEAVLGFEYGYAGSEPNALVVWEAQFGDFVNGAQVVIDQFIASGEVKWGRANGLVMMLPHGYEGQGPEHSSARLERFMQLAADNNMQVCQPTSASQIFHLLRRQIVRQFRKPLVIMTPKSLLRNKDATSPLADFTRGSFQTVIPEQNEAIVADKVKRVIACSGKVYYDLVKKREEKKASDVAIMRIEQLYPFPHKAFSAEMKKYPNATDIVWCQDEPQNQGAWFFVQHYIHENMLDGQKLGYAGRPASASPAVGYAHLHQEQQKALLDQAFAKLKGFILTK; encoded by the coding sequence ATGATGCAGCAACACAGGTCCAACTCGTACCTGTTCGGGGGCAACGCCCCGTATGTCGAGGAACTCTACGAGGCCTACCTCGACAACCCGGGCAGCGTGCCGGACAACTGGCGTGCCTATTTCGACAATCTGCAGAACGTGCCGGCCGTCGATGGCACGGACAACCGCGATGTCGCCCACGCCCCGGTGGTGGAAAGCTTCGCCCAGCGCGCCAAGGCCAACGCCTTCGCCCTGAAGGCCAGCTCGGCCGATCTGGCCGTGGCGCGCAAGCAGGTGCATGTGCAGAGCCTGATCGCGGCCTACCGCAACATCGGCGCCCGCTGGGCCGACCTCGATCCGCTCAAGCGCACCGAGCGCCCCAAGATTCCCGAGCTGGAGCCGGCGTTCTACGACCTGAGCGAGTCCGACATGGACATCACGTTCAGCGCCGCGAACACTTACTTCGGCAAGAGCGAGAACATGAGCCTGCGGGAGATCCTGCAGGCCCTGCGCGAGACCTATTGCGGCACCGTCGGCGCCGAGTTCATGCACATCACCGACCAGACGCAAAAGCGCTGGTGGCAGCAAAAGCTCGAGGCGATCCGCAGCAAGCCGGTGTTCAACACCGCGCAGAAGAAGCACATCCTCGACCGCCTGACCGCGGCCGAAGGCCTGGAGCGCTACCTGCACACCAAGTACGTAGGCCAGAAGCGCTTCTCGCTGGAAGGTGGCGAGAGCTTCATCGCCGCGATGGACGAGCTGATCCAGCAGGCCGGCAACAAGGGCGTGCAGGAGATCGTCATCGGCATGGCCCACCGCGGCCGCCTGAACGTGCTGGTCAACACCCTGGGCAAGATGCCCAAGGATCTGTTCGCCGAGTTCGACCACACCGCGCCCGAAGACCTGCCCGCCGGTGACGTGAAGTACCACCAGGGCTTCAGCTCCGACATCTCCACCCCGGGCGGCCCGGTGCACCTGAGCCTGGCCTTCAACCCCTCGCACCTGGAGATCGTGAACCCGGTGGTCGAGGGCTCGGTGCGCGCGCGCATGGACCGCCGCGGCGACCGCCTGGGCGACCAGGTGCTGCCGGTGCTGGTGCACGGCGACTCGGCCTTCGGCGGCCAGGGCGTGAACCAGGAAACCCTGATGCTGTCGGAGACCCGCGGGTACTCCACCGGCGGCACGGTGCACCTGATCATCAACAACCAGATCGGCTTCACCACCAGCGACCCGCGCGACCTGCGCTCGACGCTGTATTGCACCGACATCGTCAAGATGGTCGAGGCCCCGGTGCTGCACGTCAACGGCGACGACCCCGAGGCCGTGGTGCTGGCCACCCAGCTGGCGCTGGAGTTCCGCCTGGCGTTCCGCAAGGACGTGGTGGTCGACATCATCTGCTTCCGCAAGCTGGGCCACAACGAGCAGGACACGCCCGCGCTCACCCAGCCGCTGATGTACAAGAAGATCGGTGCCCACCCCGGCACGCGCAAGCTCTACGCCGACAAGCTGTCGGCCCAGGGCATGGGCGAGACGCTGGGCGACGACATGGTCAAGGCCTACCGCGCGGCGATGGACGAAGGCCGCCACACGGTCGATCCGGTCATCAGCAACTTCAAGAGCAAGTACGCGGTCGACTGGGCGCCGTTCATCGGCAAGAAGTGGACCGACGCCGCCGACACCGCGCTGCCGCTCACCGAGTGGAAGCGCCTGTCCGAACGCCTGACCACCATCCCCGCCAGCGTGAACATGCACCCGCTGGTCAAGAAGGTGTTCGATGACCGCGCGGCCATGGGCCGTGGCGACGTCAACATCGACTGGGGCATGGGCGAGCACATGGCCTTCGCCTCGCTGGTGGCCAGCGGCTATGCCGTGCGCCTGTCGGGCGAGGATTCGGGCCGCGGCACCTTCACCCACCGCCACGCCGTCATCCACGACCAGAAGCGCGAGAAGTGGGACGAGGGCACCTACGTGCCGCTGGAGCATGTGGCCGACAACCAGGCGCCCTTCGTCGTGATCGACTCGATCCTGTCCGAAGAGGCGGTGCTGGGCTTCGAGTACGGCTATGCCGGCTCCGAGCCGAATGCGCTGGTGGTGTGGGAGGCGCAGTTCGGCGACTTCGTCAACGGCGCGCAGGTGGTGATCGACCAGTTCATCGCCTCGGGCGAGGTGAAGTGGGGTCGCGCCAACGGTCTGGTGATGATGCTGCCGCACGGCTATGAAGGCCAGGGCCCCGAGCACAGCTCGGCGCGCCTGGAGCGCTTCATGCAGCTGGCGGCCGACAACAACATGCAGGTCTGCCAGCCCACCTCGGCCAGCCAGATCTTCCACCTGCTGCGCCGGCAGATCGTGCGCCAGTTCCGCAAGCCGCTGGTCATCATGACCCCCAAGAGCCTGCTGCGTAACAAGGACGCCACCAGCCCGCTGGCCGACTTCACCCGCGGCAGCTTCCAGACGGTGATCCCCGAGCAGAACGAGGCCATCGTCGCCGACAAGGTCAAGCGCGTCATCGCCTGCTCGGGCAAGGTGTACTACGACCTGGTCAAGAAGCGCGAGGAGAAGAAGGCGTCCGATGTGGCCATCATGCGCATCGAGCAGCTCTATCCGTTCCCGCACAAGGCCTTCTCGGCCGAGATGAAGAA